In a single window of the Canis lupus dingo isolate Sandy chromosome 18, ASM325472v2, whole genome shotgun sequence genome:
- the INHBA gene encoding inhibin beta A chain — translation MPLLWLRGFLVASCWIIVRSSPTPGPEGPGAAPACPACALTALPRDAPNSQPEMVEAVKKHILNMLHLKKRPEVTQPVPKAALLNAIRKLHVGKVGENGFVEIEDDIGRRAEMNELMEQTSEIITFAESGTARKTLHFEISKEGSDLSVVERAEVWLFLKVPKANRTRTKVTIRLLQKHPQGSLDAGEEAEDMGFPEERNEVLISEKVVDARKSTWHIFPVSSSIQRLLDQGRSSLDVRIACEQCHETGASLVLLGKKKKKEEEGEGKKKDGGDAGAGGDEDKEQSHRPFLMLQARQSEDHPHRRRRRGLECDGKVNICCKKQFFVSFKDIGWNDWIIAPSGYHANYCEGGCPSHIAGTSGSSLSFHSTVINHYRLRGHSPFTNLKSCCVPTKLRPMSMLYYDDGQNIIKKDIQNMIVEECGCS, via the exons ATGCCCTTGCTCTGGCTGAGAGGATTCTTGGTGGCGAGTTGCTGGATTATAGTGCGGAGCTCCCCGACCCCGGGGCCCGAGGGGCCCGGCGCGGCCCCCGCCTGCCCGGCCTGCGCGCTCACCGCCCTGCCCAGGGATGCCCCCAACTCCCAGCCCGAGATGGTGGAGGCCGTCAAGAAGCACATCCTCAACATGCTGCACTTGAAGAAGAGACCCGAAGTCACCCAGCCGGTGCCCAAGGCGGCGCTTCTGAACGCGATCCGCAAGCTGCACGTAGGCAAAGTCGGGGAGAACGGGTTCGTGGAGATAGAGGATGACATCGGCAGGAGGGCAGAAATGAATGAACTCATGGAGCAGACCTCGGAGATCATCACGTTCGCGGAATCAG GCACAGCCAGGAAAACGCTGCACTTTGAGATTTCCAAAGAAGGCAGTGACCTGTCGGTGGTGGAGCGTGCAGAAGTCTGGCTCTTCCTCAAAGTCCCCAAGGCCAACAGGACCAGGACCAAAGTCACCATCCGGCTCTTGCAGAAGCACCCCCAGGGCAGCTTGGATGCGGGGGAGGAGGCCGAGGACATGGGCTTCCCGGAGGAGAGGAACGAGGTGTTGATTTCTGAAAAGGTGGTGGACGCACGGAAGAGCACCTGGCACATCTTCCCTGTCTCCAGCAGCATCCAGCGCTTGCTGGACCAGGGCAGGAGCTCCCTGGACGTTCGGATTGCCTGCGAGCAGTGCCACGAGACGGGCGCCAGCCTGGTGCTCCTgggcaagaagaagaagaaggaggaggagggggaagggaagaagaaggacGGAGGAGACGCAGGGGCCGGGGGGGACGAGGACAAGGAGCAGTCCCACAGACCTTTCCTCATGCTGCAGGCCCGCCAGTCTGAAGACCACCCTcatcggcggcggcggcggggcctggAGTGTGACGGCAAGGTCAACATCTGCTGTAAGAAACAGTTCTTTGTGAGCTTCAAGGACATTGGCTGGAACGACTGGATCATCGCCCCCTCCGGCTATCACGCCAACTACTGCGAGGGTGGGTGCCCGAGCCACATAGCAGGCACGTCGGGGTCCTCGCTCTCCTTTCACTCGACCGTCATCAACCACTACCGCCTGCGGGGTCACAGCCCCTTCACCAACCTCAAGTCGTGCTGTGTGCCCACCAAGCTGAGACCAATGTCCATGCTGTACTACGATGATGGGCAAAACATCATCAAAAAGGACATTCAGAACATGATCGTGGAGGAGTGCGGGTGCTCATAG